The proteins below come from a single Tenuifilum thalassicum genomic window:
- a CDS encoding response regulator — MMKNKIKVLYIDDNPLDMALVKDALLKGHSNFLLHEVKNREELESILKVERFDIVLSDFNILGYEGLQVIDHLKQFYPDTPVIIVTGTGSEEYAVESMKRGAFDYIIKTPKHIQKLPESIKNVLKSAQLEKTKEIIYNISLAVLKTDDLKEFIELVKKELSKIIDTTNFFVALYDNSTNSFSLPFHKDEFDKIDIFPKEKTISHYVVKTKKTLLASLSDLKKLEQDGEIKRQGKESLSWLGLPLKVDEKVIGVMVIQSYTDTDAYSPEDIELLEIISAPISLAIQSKQSKDELKKLNQLLTQKNKELTEKIDQINQMVKELERAKEKAEESDKLKSVFLANMSHEIRTPMNSILGFANLLENQNLSEIKQKEYINVINLSAKRLLNTINDLIDISKIEAGQVKLVETETNINKTLNEIYRVFKPEAARKGIVLNIIPTLTDMAADIVADENKLFGILTNLTKNAIKFTDKGSINIGYYVKDNFVEFFVEDSGIGIPSNRIEAVFNRFEQADIEDKRAHQGSGLGLAIAKSYVELMEGKIWVQSTEGKGSTFWFTIPYKVTTNNKAEQLQDPKSQRDESRLKKNLNVLIAEDDEINLLYLQTIVETFSNKMWIAKSGIEAVEMCKQNPEINLVLMDIKMPYMNGYQATQEIRRLNKDLVIIAQTAHALIDDRQKALNAGCDGYIAKPINKEELIELISQFF; from the coding sequence ATGATGAAGAATAAAATTAAAGTATTATATATCGATGACAACCCTTTGGATATGGCATTGGTAAAAGATGCCCTTTTAAAGGGACATTCAAACTTCTTATTGCACGAGGTAAAAAACAGGGAGGAATTGGAATCGATCCTAAAGGTTGAACGTTTCGATATTGTGCTATCCGATTTCAACATATTAGGCTATGAGGGATTACAGGTAATTGATCACCTCAAACAATTCTACCCCGATACACCTGTAATAATTGTAACCGGAACTGGCTCCGAGGAGTACGCAGTGGAATCGATGAAAAGAGGAGCCTTCGATTATATTATCAAAACCCCTAAACATATACAAAAGCTTCCCGAAAGCATAAAGAATGTCCTAAAATCGGCACAGCTAGAAAAAACCAAAGAGATTATTTATAACATTTCTTTGGCAGTTCTTAAAACCGATGACCTCAAGGAATTTATTGAACTTGTAAAAAAAGAGCTCTCGAAAATAATTGATACAACCAATTTTTTTGTGGCGCTATACGACAATAGCACTAATTCGTTTAGCTTGCCATTTCATAAGGATGAATTTGATAAAATTGATATTTTCCCCAAGGAGAAAACCATATCGCATTACGTTGTTAAAACCAAAAAAACATTGCTTGCCAGCCTTAGCGATTTAAAAAAGTTAGAGCAAGATGGTGAAATAAAGCGTCAGGGAAAAGAATCTCTATCATGGTTAGGTTTACCTCTTAAAGTTGACGAGAAGGTAATTGGTGTAATGGTCATACAAAGCTATACCGATACGGACGCCTATTCTCCTGAAGATATTGAGCTCCTTGAGATAATATCGGCTCCTATAAGCCTAGCCATACAAAGCAAGCAATCAAAAGATGAGCTTAAGAAGTTAAACCAGCTGCTCACACAAAAGAATAAAGAGCTTACAGAAAAGATAGACCAAATAAACCAGATGGTAAAAGAGCTTGAGAGAGCTAAAGAAAAGGCAGAAGAAAGCGATAAGCTTAAAAGTGTATTCCTTGCTAATATGAGTCACGAGATTCGTACCCCCATGAATAGCATCTTAGGCTTTGCAAATCTCCTTGAGAACCAAAATCTTAGCGAAATAAAACAAAAAGAGTACATTAATGTAATTAACCTTAGCGCCAAAAGACTTTTAAATACCATTAACGATTTAATAGATATCTCAAAAATTGAAGCAGGACAGGTAAAGCTTGTGGAAACCGAAACAAATATCAATAAGACTCTAAACGAGATTTACCGAGTATTTAAGCCCGAAGCTGCTAGAAAAGGAATAGTTCTAAACATAATTCCTACGCTAACAGATATGGCTGCGGATATTGTTGCTGATGAAAATAAACTTTTTGGAATTCTAACCAACCTAACAAAAAATGCAATAAAGTTTACCGATAAAGGCTCCATCAATATCGGATACTATGTAAAAGATAATTTTGTTGAGTTTTTTGTGGAAGATTCTGGGATTGGTATACCCAGTAACAGGATTGAAGCCGTTTTCAACAGATTTGAGCAGGCTGACATTGAGGATAAACGTGCACACCAAGGTTCAGGTTTGGGGCTTGCAATTGCCAAGTCGTATGTTGAGTTGATGGAGGGAAAAATTTGGGTTCAATCCACTGAAGGAAAGGGCTCAACATTTTGGTTTACTATTCCTTACAAAGTTACTACAAACAATAAAGCTGAACAGCTTCAAGATCCTAAATCGCAAAGAGATGAAAGTCGATTAAAAAAGAATCTTAATGTTTTAATAGCCGAAGATGATGAAATAAATCTACTATACCTGCAAACCATTGTGGAAACGTTTAGCAATAAAATGTGGATAGCAAAGTCGGGGATTGAGGCTGTTGAAATGTGCAAGCAGAACCCCGAAATCAACCTGGTACTCATGGATATAAAGATGCCATACATGAATGGATATCAGGCTACCCAGGAAATTAGACGACTTAATAAGGATCTTGTTATTATTGCTCAAACCGCACATGCACTGATTGACGATCGCCAAAAGGCTCTTAATGCAGGTTGTGATGGCTACATAGCAAAACCGATTAACAAGGAAGAGCTAATTGAACTTATATCGCAATTCTTTTAA
- a CDS encoding response regulator, whose amino-acid sequence MDRESIILLVEDNEMDIALTLDAFRQVHLSNRIEICNNGEDALNYMFGRGNYTDRKLHPLPDLILLDLKMPRISGLDVLREIKSTEKLKRIPVIVLTSSKDEGDRAMSYDMGANSYLVKPISFNGFLEVVKSITNYWLTLNIEPPLE is encoded by the coding sequence ATGGATAGGGAATCCATCATTCTACTTGTTGAGGATAACGAAATGGACATAGCACTCACCCTGGATGCTTTCCGCCAGGTACATCTATCCAACAGGATAGAAATATGTAACAATGGTGAGGACGCATTAAACTATATGTTTGGTAGGGGAAATTATACCGACCGGAAACTTCATCCGCTACCCGATCTAATTCTGCTTGATCTTAAGATGCCAAGAATTTCCGGACTTGATGTTCTCCGTGAAATTAAAAGCACCGAAAAATTAAAACGGATACCGGTTATCGTTTTAACATCATCAAAGGATGAGGGCGATAGGGCAATGAGCTACGATATGGGTGCAAATAGCTACCTGGTCAAACCCATATCATTTAATGGCTTCCTCGAAGTCGTTAAATCTATTACCAACTACTGGTTAACTCTAAACATTGAACCACCGCTTGAGTAG
- a CDS encoding HTH domain-containing protein: MNIIESKRLIEYLDFLLRRGNAGTAPEIADKLGVSERTVRSYFEQLENIKVPVEYNPTYRTWKFSRPGRLVLCFIEDESNTQNTDTPNFHPPHKYAIKHKIIYRSEVWLPTCRFTLY; this comes from the coding sequence ATGAATATTATTGAATCAAAACGACTTATCGAGTATCTCGATTTTCTTTTACGACGCGGCAACGCAGGAACTGCACCCGAAATTGCCGATAAGCTTGGAGTGAGCGAACGCACCGTGCGAAGCTATTTTGAACAGCTCGAGAACATAAAAGTACCCGTGGAGTACAATCCTACGTACCGTACTTGGAAGTTCTCCCGCCCCGGCAGGCTAGTTCTATGCTTTATTGAGGACGAATCCAACACCCAAAATACCGACACGCCAAACTTTCACCCCCCCCATAAATATGCTATAAAACATAAAATTATTTACAGGTCGGAAGTGTGGTTGCCGACCTGCCGGTTTACTTTGTATTAA
- a CDS encoding alanine/glycine:cation symporter family protein: MNSFLESFDYVIQLYNEYVGGYLILALLVPTGIYYTIRLRFLQVSHFKHAIDLVRGKYSKKSDTGDVSHFKALTTALSGTVGTGNIVGVTLAIYYGGPGAIFWLWVTGFFGMMLKMVECTLAQKFRKINADGTVSGGPMYYIEHGLKDKLGIWAKRLAVFFAFAGILCSFGTGNMAQANSISDVLNTSYNIPVLYTGLTISALVFLIVVGGLKRIANVTSRLVPFMAVIYITSALIVIGVHISDVPAAFALIVKSAFTGHAATGGFIGSTFFMTMIWGVRRGLFSNEAGQGSAPMAHAAAKTPYPMREGFVASLEPFIDTLLICTITSLVIVLTGVWKVDGAIKGVGMTVAAFQEGLGKIGLGFLAHHMVAISLLLFAFSTIISWSYYGTRTAQYIFGDKAIKPYYYFFTLFVFFGSVWGIDLVWHFVDMVITFMSIPNLMALLLLFPVMKAEADAYLKRLKAGEFDLKSR; this comes from the coding sequence ATGAATTCTTTTTTGGAAAGTTTCGACTATGTAATTCAGCTTTACAATGAGTATGTAGGTGGGTATCTAATTCTTGCCTTACTTGTACCAACAGGAATTTATTACACTATCAGGCTCAGGTTTTTACAGGTAAGCCATTTTAAACATGCTATTGACCTTGTTCGTGGGAAGTATAGCAAGAAATCGGACACAGGTGATGTTAGCCATTTCAAAGCCTTAACCACTGCCTTATCGGGCACGGTGGGAACTGGAAATATAGTGGGGGTGACCTTGGCTATTTACTATGGCGGTCCAGGAGCAATATTCTGGCTTTGGGTTACTGGTTTTTTTGGTATGATGCTTAAAATGGTAGAATGTACTCTTGCCCAGAAGTTTAGAAAGATAAATGCCGATGGTACCGTTTCGGGTGGTCCAATGTATTATATTGAGCATGGATTAAAGGATAAGCTAGGGATTTGGGCCAAAAGGTTGGCTGTTTTCTTTGCTTTTGCTGGGATTCTTTGCTCATTTGGAACTGGCAATATGGCACAAGCCAACTCTATTTCCGATGTATTAAACACGAGCTACAACATACCTGTGCTTTATACAGGTTTAACCATCTCGGCTCTGGTTTTCCTTATAGTGGTTGGTGGGCTAAAGCGAATTGCCAATGTAACATCCAGATTGGTTCCATTTATGGCAGTAATTTATATCACATCTGCATTAATTGTAATTGGGGTTCACATTTCCGATGTGCCCGCGGCATTTGCATTAATAGTGAAGAGTGCTTTTACTGGGCATGCTGCTACGGGTGGTTTTATTGGGTCAACCTTTTTCATGACCATGATATGGGGAGTTCGTCGTGGATTATTCTCCAACGAAGCCGGACAGGGTTCTGCTCCAATGGCACATGCTGCAGCCAAAACTCCTTATCCCATGCGCGAAGGGTTTGTGGCCTCGCTTGAGCCTTTTATCGATACTCTGCTAATTTGTACTATAACTTCGCTTGTAATTGTATTAACTGGTGTTTGGAAGGTTGACGGTGCAATTAAAGGAGTTGGAATGACAGTTGCTGCTTTCCAGGAAGGTTTAGGTAAAATAGGTTTGGGATTTTTAGCACACCACATGGTAGCAATAAGCCTACTGCTTTTTGCCTTTTCAACCATTATTAGCTGGTCGTACTACGGCACCAGAACTGCTCAGTATATCTTTGGCGATAAGGCCATAAAGCCTTACTACTATTTTTTCACTCTCTTTGTATTCTTTGGCTCAGTTTGGGGAATCGATTTGGTTTGGCACTTTGTTGATATGGTAATCACCTTTATGAGCATTCCTAACCTTATGGCGCTATTGCTTCTATTCCCTGTAATGAAAGCCGAAGCCGATGCCTACCTAAAACGTCTTAAAGCAGGGGAGTTCGACCTGAAGAGTAGGTAG
- a CDS encoding FAD binding domain-containing protein → MINFILNENPISTSCNPGMSLLDFIRYEANLPGTKVGCREGDCGACTVLIGELADGKINYYSVTSCLYPIINVHGKHVVTIEGINLNEKLTPVQQAMADNAATQCGFCTPGFIMSFTGFCLNSENPSTQKAVESVAGNICRCTGYKSIERAAADISNALQNKDLNNPIGWLVNKGFLPKYFTSIPEKLKQIKPFEPDEENSTKVIAGGTDLMVQQPDKIYEQKIKSTYNINLPNHITISDCTCTIGGATTVNHLLKNKELLERFPKLDEYLLLVSSEPIRNMASVAGNIVNASPIGDLSVMLLALNAQITTINNGKTRQIPLNKLFIGYKQLDLEPGELIQFITFELPKPKSTFSFEKVSKRKYLDIASVNTALLIEFDNGVITKCRLSAGGVAPYPLYLEKTSTFMNGNPINKDTIANALELIDNEISPISDIRGTAEYKRLLLKQLFKAHLQKVVGDEFEKLI, encoded by the coding sequence ATGATAAATTTTATTCTTAACGAAAACCCGATTAGCACGAGTTGTAACCCTGGAATGAGTTTGCTTGATTTTATCCGATACGAAGCAAACCTACCTGGAACCAAAGTTGGATGTCGCGAAGGCGACTGTGGTGCCTGCACGGTGCTCATTGGTGAGCTAGCTGATGGCAAAATAAACTATTATAGCGTAACCTCTTGCTTGTATCCAATTATAAACGTGCATGGTAAGCATGTGGTGACCATTGAGGGAATCAACCTTAACGAAAAGCTGACTCCTGTTCAACAGGCCATGGCCGACAATGCGGCAACACAATGCGGTTTTTGCACACCTGGTTTTATAATGTCGTTTACTGGTTTTTGCTTAAACAGCGAAAATCCATCGACTCAAAAAGCAGTTGAATCGGTGGCGGGAAACATTTGCCGATGCACTGGCTACAAATCAATTGAACGTGCAGCCGCCGATATTTCCAACGCTTTACAAAACAAAGACTTAAACAACCCAATTGGCTGGCTGGTTAACAAGGGATTTCTTCCAAAATATTTCACTAGTATACCCGAAAAGCTTAAGCAGATTAAGCCCTTTGAGCCAGACGAAGAAAATTCAACAAAAGTAATTGCTGGTGGAACCGATTTAATGGTGCAGCAACCCGATAAAATTTACGAGCAAAAAATCAAATCGACATATAACATCAACCTACCCAACCATATTACAATAAGCGACTGCACCTGCACAATAGGTGGAGCCACAACCGTTAATCATCTACTTAAAAACAAAGAGCTTTTAGAGCGTTTCCCCAAACTCGACGAATACCTTTTGCTTGTATCATCGGAGCCTATAAGGAACATGGCCTCTGTGGCTGGAAACATAGTAAATGCCTCACCCATAGGCGATTTAAGCGTAATGCTTCTAGCTCTGAACGCTCAAATAACTACCATAAATAATGGCAAAACCCGCCAGATTCCACTCAACAAGCTTTTTATAGGTTACAAACAGCTCGATTTAGAGCCAGGGGAGCTAATCCAGTTCATCACTTTTGAATTGCCTAAACCTAAATCAACATTTAGCTTCGAGAAGGTAAGCAAACGTAAGTATTTAGATATTGCAAGTGTAAATACTGCCTTGCTAATTGAGTTTGACAATGGCGTTATAACCAAGTGCAGGCTTTCGGCTGGTGGTGTTGCGCCCTACCCTCTATACCTTGAAAAGACTTCAACTTTCATGAATGGCAACCCCATTAACAAGGACACTATTGCTAATGCCCTTGAGCTAATCGACAACGAGATTTCACCAATTAGCGATATCAGGGGAACAGCTGAGTATAAACGTTTGCTCCTAAAACAGCTATTCAAAGCACACCTCCAAAAGGTGGTAGGCGATGAATTTGAAAAGCTAATCTAA
- a CDS encoding PAS domain S-box protein translates to MSSSKEYQSLKDKYQALEQEYQKLQDRYNQLLKDKFAEATHDSIFREVVESSPIGLILANQDGIITYSNKIAPQLLGKEYGESLIGQDINSLISTDIRTGEKFDFEQVKEQNLFKTTQKFATPENESIVEIAIRSISPNLKVCFLKNITESYKTESELFQSEEKFRLAFKHSPDAVNINRIDGLYVDINDGFTQLTGYTRDDVIGKLSSEIGIWQIPADREKLVDELKQKGFVRNLESQFLCKDGSIKIGLMSAAIININGIPHILSITRDITEIKAAEYQLKKSESRFRTMIEQSAEGITFTNEAGIVVTWNRCMEEITGISAHEVLGQYIWDVQFRVENKTDKNSEEYIKLKTNLLHALRTGTLSYAKNLMERIFTDSNGNTKIIQGSVFPIKTGKGYILASIARDITEKKKTEEKIRKSEANLKALIDNRDDHIWSLDRNYRYIAFNKAWAEMFKLYYKQELKQGMNALDFLEGSDKEFWIEKCERAFKGEKVKFTRAYKLWDGTHYYQVSLNPIAVENSITGVSIISVDITEQVTSTQRYKTLFEHAPVPLWEEDFSDVKKLLSSLKDEGVDDFETYLEQHPEVVNRCVEMVKILDINDSVLILHEAETKEEILESLNKIFNCDSLKAFKNELLAIANNKTESFFEAKVKTLKGNERYIILHWNVVPGYEETLERVYISTLDITQMKKSEEAIRESENRYRTLFEQSSDAIFLVDLDSKVIDFNPRSVEILGYSANELLGMNLSSIVHPDDLAAKDHARAIKDLSEGKTIYAEYRVRKKDGTYIPIELSVKQIDKNRFLNIARDISERKKVEEEIKSYNRRLVDILENMSDAFVALDRNWCYTYMNEKAAKIFNRDAKEMIGKHIWTEFPEGVGQPFHLNYEKAMNEKVFIKMEEYYPPYDKWFENRINPTDDGIAIFFSDITDRKKAEQEILKLNTELEKRVFERTIELQNANQELEEFAYSISHDLKAPLRSIRGFSEIISNRYRSVLDEEGQKYFNYILESSNHMATLIDDLLKFARLAKKRTSNELVDLNNLLQTVMHDLKVDIDKSQATIKIQQLPIVKGDKTLLVQIFSNLISNAITYTKKGTYPEIQLSSQEKSDSYVIEVMDNGIGIPPEYHEKIFNLFQRLHSQREYPGTGIGLALVKKAVHALGGEITLKSEVDNGTSFYITLPKY, encoded by the coding sequence ATGAGCAGCAGTAAAGAGTACCAGTCGCTAAAGGATAAATACCAAGCATTAGAACAAGAGTATCAGAAGCTCCAAGATAGGTATAATCAGCTTTTAAAAGACAAATTTGCAGAGGCAACCCACGATTCAATTTTCAGGGAGGTGGTTGAGTCATCCCCGATCGGCCTAATTCTGGCCAACCAAGATGGTATAATTACCTATTCAAATAAGATTGCACCTCAACTTTTAGGGAAAGAATACGGAGAGAGTCTTATTGGTCAAGATATCAATAGTTTGATTTCTACAGACATAAGAACAGGTGAAAAGTTTGATTTTGAACAGGTAAAAGAGCAAAACCTATTTAAAACCACCCAAAAATTTGCTACCCCGGAAAATGAATCTATTGTTGAAATTGCAATTCGCTCCATCAGCCCCAACCTAAAAGTATGTTTCCTTAAAAATATTACAGAGTCATATAAGACCGAGAGTGAGCTATTCCAGAGTGAAGAGAAATTTCGTTTAGCCTTTAAGCATAGCCCTGATGCTGTAAATATTAATCGAATAGATGGACTTTATGTAGACATAAATGATGGTTTTACTCAGCTAACCGGGTACACTCGCGACGATGTAATTGGTAAGCTATCGTCGGAGATTGGAATTTGGCAAATTCCTGCCGACCGTGAAAAGCTGGTTGATGAGCTTAAGCAGAAGGGATTTGTTAGAAACCTTGAATCCCAGTTTCTGTGCAAAGATGGTTCCATAAAAATAGGATTAATGTCAGCGGCAATTATTAATATTAACGGCATTCCTCATATTCTTTCAATCACTCGCGATATTACGGAAATTAAAGCTGCAGAATACCAGCTAAAGAAAAGCGAATCACGTTTTAGAACCATGATTGAGCAATCGGCCGAAGGTATAACATTTACCAACGAGGCCGGGATTGTTGTCACATGGAATCGTTGCATGGAAGAAATTACCGGAATTTCTGCTCACGAAGTTCTGGGGCAATACATTTGGGATGTACAATTCCGTGTAGAAAACAAAACCGATAAAAATTCCGAAGAGTACATAAAGCTCAAAACAAACCTTTTACACGCCCTTAGAACGGGAACCCTCTCCTATGCAAAAAATCTGATGGAACGTATATTCACCGATTCTAATGGAAACACAAAAATTATACAGGGTTCGGTTTTCCCGATAAAAACCGGTAAGGGATATATACTTGCTTCCATTGCACGTGACATTACCGAGAAAAAGAAAACGGAAGAAAAGATTAGGAAATCCGAGGCAAATCTTAAAGCACTAATTGACAACCGGGATGACCACATATGGTCGCTTGACAGGAACTACCGCTATATTGCCTTTAATAAAGCTTGGGCCGAGATGTTCAAGTTGTACTATAAACAGGAACTCAAACAGGGAATGAATGCATTAGATTTCCTTGAAGGGAGCGATAAAGAATTTTGGATTGAAAAGTGTGAGAGAGCCTTTAAAGGTGAAAAGGTAAAGTTCACAAGAGCATATAAGCTGTGGGATGGAACCCACTACTATCAGGTATCGTTGAATCCTATAGCTGTTGAAAATTCAATCACCGGAGTATCAATAATAAGTGTCGATATAACAGAGCAAGTTACAAGCACCCAGCGCTATAAAACCCTGTTTGAACATGCCCCTGTGCCACTTTGGGAAGAGGATTTTTCTGATGTTAAAAAGCTCCTTTCCTCACTCAAAGATGAGGGTGTTGATGATTTTGAAACCTATCTTGAACAACATCCCGAGGTAGTAAACAGGTGTGTCGAAATGGTCAAAATTCTGGACATCAACGATAGTGTTCTCATTCTACACGAGGCGGAAACAAAGGAGGAAATACTTGAAAGTTTAAATAAGATTTTCAACTGCGACTCTCTGAAAGCATTTAAGAACGAGTTACTTGCAATAGCTAACAATAAAACCGAATCGTTCTTTGAGGCAAAAGTTAAAACGCTAAAGGGCAATGAGCGTTACATTATTTTGCATTGGAACGTAGTACCCGGTTACGAGGAAACCCTTGAGCGGGTTTATATTTCCACGCTCGATATCACCCAAATGAAAAAATCAGAGGAAGCCATTAGAGAGAGCGAAAACAGGTATCGTACCCTCTTCGAACAATCGTCGGATGCTATTTTTCTGGTTGATCTGGATAGTAAAGTGATAGACTTTAATCCTCGTAGCGTTGAAATTCTTGGATATTCCGCTAATGAGCTATTAGGGATGAACCTATCAAGCATAGTCCATCCCGATGATTTGGCTGCAAAAGATCACGCCAGAGCTATTAAAGATTTAAGTGAGGGAAAAACAATTTATGCAGAGTATAGGGTTAGGAAAAAGGATGGAACATATATCCCAATAGAACTTAGTGTCAAACAAATTGATAAAAACCGTTTTCTAAACATTGCACGCGATATTTCGGAACGAAAAAAGGTTGAGGAAGAGATTAAAAGCTATAACAGAAGGTTAGTAGATATCCTTGAAAACATGTCCGACGCATTTGTTGCACTTGACAGGAACTGGTGCTACACCTATATGAACGAAAAGGCAGCAAAAATATTTAACCGGGATGCCAAAGAAATGATTGGGAAGCATATATGGACCGAATTTCCCGAAGGCGTTGGGCAACCCTTTCACCTGAACTACGAAAAAGCCATGAATGAGAAGGTATTCATTAAAATGGAAGAGTACTATCCCCCTTACGATAAATGGTTTGAAAACAGAATTAATCCAACCGACGATGGTATTGCTATCTTCTTTTCAGATATAACTGACCGTAAAAAGGCAGAACAGGAAATACTAAAGCTAAACACCGAACTTGAAAAGCGTGTTTTTGAACGTACTATTGAGCTGCAGAACGCCAATCAGGAGCTGGAAGAGTTTGCCTACTCCATATCGCACGACCTGAAAGCACCGCTTAGGTCGATAAGAGGTTTTTCCGAAATCATTTCGAACCGTTACCGTTCGGTTCTTGACGAGGAAGGACAGAAATATTTTAACTACATTCTGGAATCGAGCAACCATATGGCCACTCTTATCGACGACCTGCTTAAATTTGCGCGTCTGGCAAAGAAAAGAACAAGCAATGAGCTGGTGGACCTGAACAACTTGCTACAAACAGTAATGCACGATTTAAAAGTTGATATTGACAAATCACAGGCTACAATTAAAATTCAACAACTCCCCATTGTTAAGGGCGACAAAACCCTACTGGTACAAATATTCTCAAACCTGATTTCTAATGCCATTACCTATACCAAAAAAGGAACTTATCCAGAAATTCAACTATCATCACAAGAAAAATCTGATAGTTACGTTATTGAGGTAATGGATAATGGAATTGGAATTCCCCCTGAGTACCATGAAAAAATCTTTAACCTCTTTCAAAGACTACATTCCCAAAGGGAGTATCCCGGAACAGGTATAGGTCTTGCATTGGTAAAAAAAGCCGTACACGCATTGGGTGGTGAAATTACACTGAAATCGGAAGTTGACAATGGCACTTCTTTTTATATAACTTTACCTAAATACTGA
- the mnmE gene encoding tRNA uridine-5-carboxymethylaminomethyl(34) synthesis GTPase MnmE has protein sequence MTLNNTTTIAAIATPPGMGAIAVIRLSGSKAIEITDKLFRPVKKKKSLLEQAPYTIHYGSIMDGNREVDQVLVSLFKAPHSYTGEDVVEISCHGSVVIQQQLLELFVRNGAQLAQPGEFTLRAFMNGKIDLSQAEAIADLIASTNETARRVALNQMRGGISNKLAELRNELLKFTALVELELDFSEEDVEFADRTELTNLISTIIAEIDKLSATFSQGNAIKSGIPVTIAGKPNVGKSTLLNRLLNEEKAIVSEIAGTTRDTIEDTIHLGGINFRFIDTAGIRHTTDTIESIGIERAYNKIEKARIVLYLTDALCTANEVIEELNEFTKRITSSQKLIVLVNKEDKSTQNHVDELTSVLNQKGYNALAISAKAGHNIDALQQMLIDLGKIDIPENVDVIVTNVRHYNALIQARESLTQVIDGLKANISGDLLAVDIYQALDYLGEITGEISNDEVLGYIFSKFCIGK, from the coding sequence ATGACCCTCAATAATACCACAACCATAGCAGCCATAGCAACTCCCCCAGGAATGGGAGCCATTGCAGTAATCCGTTTAAGTGGTAGCAAAGCAATTGAAATAACCGATAAGCTGTTTCGCCCAGTAAAAAAGAAGAAAAGTCTTTTGGAGCAAGCACCATACACCATACATTACGGTTCCATAATGGATGGCAATCGCGAGGTCGACCAGGTTCTTGTCAGCCTTTTTAAAGCGCCCCATAGCTACACAGGTGAGGATGTAGTGGAGATATCGTGCCACGGTTCGGTTGTAATCCAACAGCAGCTCTTGGAACTTTTTGTGCGTAATGGCGCACAACTTGCCCAACCCGGGGAATTTACGCTAAGAGCGTTTATGAATGGTAAAATCGACCTTTCGCAAGCCGAAGCCATTGCCGACCTGATAGCATCTACCAATGAAACAGCACGTCGTGTGGCGCTAAACCAAATGCGTGGTGGTATTTCGAATAAGCTGGCAGAACTCCGAAATGAGCTACTAAAATTTACCGCCCTCGTTGAGCTGGAACTCGATTTTAGCGAGGAAGATGTTGAGTTTGCCGATAGAACCGAACTTACCAACCTGATAAGTACGATTATAGCCGAGATTGATAAGCTATCTGCAACATTCAGCCAAGGAAACGCCATTAAATCTGGAATACCTGTTACCATTGCTGGTAAACCAAATGTTGGAAAATCAACCCTGCTCAACCGCTTGCTAAACGAGGAGAAAGCAATAGTTTCGGAGATTGCTGGAACTACTCGCGATACCATTGAGGATACTATTCATTTAGGTGGTATCAACTTTCGCTTTATCGATACCGCTGGAATTCGCCATACAACCGACACCATTGAAAGTATTGGGATAGAACGTGCCTACAATAAGATTGAAAAGGCACGCATTGTTCTTTATCTCACCGATGCCCTATGCACTGCCAACGAGGTCATAGAAGAGCTAAACGAGTTTACGAAGCGAATTACAAGCTCACAAAAGCTTATCGTTCTGGTTAATAAGGAAGATAAGTCGACACAAAATCATGTTGATGAGCTAACTTCTGTTTTAAATCAAAAGGGCTACAATGCATTAGCCATCTCTGCCAAGGCTGGACATAACATCGATGCGCTACAACAAATGCTTATCGATTTAGGAAAAATAGATATCCCTGAGAACGTAGATGTTATAGTAACCAATGTCCGCCACTACAATGCATTAATTCAAGCCCGCGAAAGCTTGACTCAGGTAATTGATGGCCTAAAGGCCAACATAAGCGGCGACCTTTTAGCGGTTGATATCTACCAGGCACTCGACTATCTGGGAGAAATAACTGGCGAAATTTCCAACGATGAGGTTTTAGGATACATATTTTCTAAATTCTGTATAGGCAAATAG